A genome region from Maylandia zebra isolate NMK-2024a linkage group LG6, Mzebra_GT3a, whole genome shotgun sequence includes the following:
- the LOC101464499 gene encoding uncharacterized protein LOC101464499 isoform X1, with translation MWLSAAAAFVAVCAYYMNFDNQLRGEEEEGSMSSALQRHVIWESDGLVAYLHPRPWTPGSVILESSTPGTQGGSIFHLGEPEYLSWLLGARAVAELLCDRLGVRRCALVSRPHRDRPAQIRILPLCGLDAEWRPHLAGEEEHNAHDPGYCTSRTAPRWSDSSLTEIQTRIRAKLPLPDAPPDLTFLGDDPAHPSLFSRIVRGEEQQWRVWEDKGHVAFLTPFPNSPGFTVLVPRRPLTSDIFRLEKEDYERLVLAAKKVSWLLEDGLGAWGVGLIFEGFEIDYAHAKLIPLFLLPLLAGENKPDKPPSPQFYPTYPGYVTSEDGPEASLESLKIMHTKISQM, from the exons ATGTGGCTAAGTGCTGCCGCTGCTTTCGTCGCTGTTTGTGCTTATTACATGAACTTTGACAACCAGCttagaggagaagaagaagaaggcag CATGTCGTCCGCTCTTCAGCGTCACGTCATCTGGGAGTCAGATGGGCTGGTAGCCTACCTTCACCCTCGGCCCTGGACCCCGGGCTCTGTCATCCTGGAGAGCAGCACCCCCGGGACCCAAGGAGGCAGCATTTTCCACCTGGGGGAGCCAGAGTACTTGTCCTGGCTGCTTGGGGCGAGAGCTGTGGCAGAGCTGCTTTGTGACAGGCTGGGAGTTCGGAGGTGTGCGCTGGTCAGCAGACCCCACAGAGATAGACCTGCTCAG ATCCGTATCCTCCCCCTGTGTGGTCTGGACGCAGAGTGGCGCCCTCATCTGGCTGGGGAAGAAGAGCACAACGCCCATGACCCGGGATACTGCACTTCCAGGACTGCCCCACGATGGAGTGACTCCAGCCTGACTGAAATCCAGACCAGGATTCGAGCCAAACTGCCGCTGCCTGATGCCCCCCCTGATCTGACCTTCCTCGGGGACGATCCGGCTCACCCTTCGCTGTTCTCACGTATTGTTCGTGGTGAGGAGCAGCAGTGGCGCGTGTGGGAGGACAAAGGTCATGTGGCTTTTCTCActccattccccaactctcctGGATTCACTGTGTTAGTCCCACgccgacctttgacctctgataTATTCAGACTGGAAAAAGAAGATTACGAGAGACTGGTGCTGGCCGCCAAGAAGGTGTCGTGGCTCCTGGAGGATGGGTTGGGCGCTTGGGGGGTGGGGCTTATTTTTGAGGGTTTTGAGATCGACTACGCTCATGCCAAGCTGATACCACTATTCCTGCTGCCATTGTTGGCGGGTGAAAATAAACCAGATAAACCACCGTCTCCCCAATTTTACCCCACTTACCCGGGATATGTGACATCAGAAGACGGGCCTGAAGCCAGCTTAGAGAGTCTGAAGATAATGCACACTAAAATCAGTCAAATGTAA
- the LOC101464499 gene encoding uncharacterized protein LOC101464499 isoform X2 produces the protein MPFFTTTLFTRLIIRSMSSALQRHVIWESDGLVAYLHPRPWTPGSVILESSTPGTQGGSIFHLGEPEYLSWLLGARAVAELLCDRLGVRRCALVSRPHRDRPAQIRILPLCGLDAEWRPHLAGEEEHNAHDPGYCTSRTAPRWSDSSLTEIQTRIRAKLPLPDAPPDLTFLGDDPAHPSLFSRIVRGEEQQWRVWEDKGHVAFLTPFPNSPGFTVLVPRRPLTSDIFRLEKEDYERLVLAAKKVSWLLEDGLGAWGVGLIFEGFEIDYAHAKLIPLFLLPLLAGENKPDKPPSPQFYPTYPGYVTSEDGPEASLESLKIMHTKISQM, from the exons ATGCCCTTCTTTACtacaactttattcacaaggctTATTATTAGAAG CATGTCGTCCGCTCTTCAGCGTCACGTCATCTGGGAGTCAGATGGGCTGGTAGCCTACCTTCACCCTCGGCCCTGGACCCCGGGCTCTGTCATCCTGGAGAGCAGCACCCCCGGGACCCAAGGAGGCAGCATTTTCCACCTGGGGGAGCCAGAGTACTTGTCCTGGCTGCTTGGGGCGAGAGCTGTGGCAGAGCTGCTTTGTGACAGGCTGGGAGTTCGGAGGTGTGCGCTGGTCAGCAGACCCCACAGAGATAGACCTGCTCAG ATCCGTATCCTCCCCCTGTGTGGTCTGGACGCAGAGTGGCGCCCTCATCTGGCTGGGGAAGAAGAGCACAACGCCCATGACCCGGGATACTGCACTTCCAGGACTGCCCCACGATGGAGTGACTCCAGCCTGACTGAAATCCAGACCAGGATTCGAGCCAAACTGCCGCTGCCTGATGCCCCCCCTGATCTGACCTTCCTCGGGGACGATCCGGCTCACCCTTCGCTGTTCTCACGTATTGTTCGTGGTGAGGAGCAGCAGTGGCGCGTGTGGGAGGACAAAGGTCATGTGGCTTTTCTCActccattccccaactctcctGGATTCACTGTGTTAGTCCCACgccgacctttgacctctgataTATTCAGACTGGAAAAAGAAGATTACGAGAGACTGGTGCTGGCCGCCAAGAAGGTGTCGTGGCTCCTGGAGGATGGGTTGGGCGCTTGGGGGGTGGGGCTTATTTTTGAGGGTTTTGAGATCGACTACGCTCATGCCAAGCTGATACCACTATTCCTGCTGCCATTGTTGGCGGGTGAAAATAAACCAGATAAACCACCGTCTCCCCAATTTTACCCCACTTACCCGGGATATGTGACATCAGAAGACGGGCCTGAAGCCAGCTTAGAGAGTCTGAAGATAATGCACACTAAAATCAGTCAAATGTAA
- the LOC101466537 gene encoding G-prodeshotein coupled receptor 4 yields the protein MSNNTLNTAYNHSANSTNPSAVHIRPLWYEFPICAVAPYGYIFYYGVKMFNLAVGTPCNILVIWQIITKKSDAFTSDTFILNLAILDAYFCLMTPVDLVNGLLLNDNGIWYFKRLAYGIKDLAPLFLVCICLDRYMAVVQPVLFAGIRDNKIRIGISVVVWGLILAYALVKCILGRMPVDGVFSGIILFAFALMIFCNISIIWALRHSVTGKEVMHPVKKRAFKMVLINLAIIVVNYLPPVALMPFASYYTAVAFQCQIRVSVYSIMDLSCSIEPLLYITKMERVEGTCCGKSVCEKPLDVTT from the exons ATGTCCAACAACACTCTGAACACTGCCTACAATCATTCTGCAAACTCTACCAACCCCAGTGCGGTCCACATTCGTCCGCTATGGTACGAGTTCCCAATATGCGCCGTGGCCCCTTATGGCTACATTTTCTACTATGGAGTCAAGATGTTCAACCTGGCAGTAGGGACTCCGTGTAACATCTTGGTCATCTGGCAGATCATAACCAAGAAAAGCGACGCTTTCACATCTGACACCTTTATCCTCAATCTGGCCATACTGGACGCCTACTTCTGCCTCATGACGCCCGTCGACCTTGTCAATGGGTTATTGCTGAATGACAACGGCATCTGGTACTTTAAGCGATTGGCATATGGAATCAAAGACTTAGCGCCACTCTTTCTG GTGTGTATTTGTCTGGACCGCTACATGGCTGTGGTCCAACCCGTGCTCTTCGCTGGCATCCGTGACAACAAAATCCGAATCGGGATTTCTGTGGTGGTGTGGGGCCTCATATTGGCTTACGCCCTGGTGAAGTGCATCCTGGGACGCATGCCTGTCGATGGTGTCTTCAGTGGCATCATCCTTTTTGCGTTTGCATTGATGATCTTTTGTAACATCTCCATCATCTGGGCCCTTCGGCACTCTGTGACGGGAAAAGAGGTGATGCACCCGGTGAAGAAGAGGGCCTTCAAGATGGTGCTGATTAACCTGGCCATCATCGTGGTCAACTACTTGCCACCCGTGGCGCTCATGCCCTTTGCGTCATACTACACGGCTGTGGCGTTTCAATGTCAGATCCGCGTCAGTGTGTACTCCATCATGGATCTGAGCTGCAGCATTGAGCCTCTGCTCTACATCACAAAGATGGAGCGTGTGGAAGGCACATGCTGTGGAAAGAGTGTCTGTGAGAAGCCGCTCGATGTCACCACATAA
- the sun2 gene encoding uncharacterized protein sun2: protein MSRRSSRLVSGGYYNSDEESDSSSVTNISISYRENPVKVFKKKAGTRKPASRTSSRANSNTSSAAPDTPVTPVPSPLTIESQPVMRTVSFTPSTATPRPALTPSSSSTPRQTPPHCHPASPGNSSPAGHCSSSRPGLQFRPSHKELSQSGVDSSGYSSSEGTYRKPMAAPCSTGRVSINTGDPNTGYRSRIKSAFNSLSDSALMLGATVCAKTHDVAALANSLISSRMKKACGVALLLLLILLLCLWLFLPLLTSFITRMNVTKSPSQTQPVVPATPPPAQPNNIYSKPVVDPTIVSAVVDEKMQRLLVELQMKQELLLSQMKERLQLEMRDMKAKLEATDSDSRQHLEQQVTRLSSRMADYQSDSSTAAASLTLRIQALEDQNNKLAQELSSIQVMPPPAPCPDPTNTPIHNHLTPELQHAMEKWLTDRIKEQDAIRLSSSGSCADCGRPMADKVADFALETQGASVISTRCSETYRIRSACVTLFGFPLWYPSESPRTVIQGYPVLLPGKCWAFHGVQGTLVISLSHPIRITHVTLDHLPRYNSPTGRIDSAPKDFEVYGMENDTEEGTLLGTFTYDEYGEPTQTFKIPNPSDMVYRVVELRVLSNWGHVEYTCLYRFRVHGKIATT from the exons TCTGACTCAAGCAGCGTGACCAACATATCTATATCCTACCGTGAAAACCCTGTTAA ggttTTCAAGAAGAAGGCCGGGACCCGCAAGCCCGCCTCCCGtacctccagcagagccaacAGCAATACTAGCTCCGCTGCCCCTGACACACCTGTCACTCCAG TCCCATCTCCATTAACCATTGAGAGCCAACCTGTCATGAGGACCGTATCTTTCACCCCATCCACAGCCACCCCGCGGCCTGCCCTGaccccatcatcatcatcaacccCGAGGCAGACACCCCCTCATTGCCACCCAGCATCTCCAGGAAACAGCTCTCCTGCAGGGCACTGCAGCTCTAGCAGGCCAGGATTACAGTTTAGACCCAGCCATAAGGAGCTGAGTCAGAGTGGCGTGGACAGCTCAGGGTACTCGTCCTCTGAGGGTACTTACAGGAAGCCCATGGCCGCCCCCTGCAGCACTGGTAGAGTCAGCATTAACACTGGGGATCCCAATACCGGATACAGAAGCAGAATCAAAAGTGCCTTCAACAGCCTTAGCG ACTCAGCCCTGATGCTCGGTGCGACAGTATGTGCAAAAACACATGACGTGGCAGCGTTAG CTAATTCTCTAATCAGCAGTCGCATGAAGAAGGCTTGTGGTgtggctctcctcctcctcctcatcttacTTTTAT GTCTTTGGTTGTTCCTTCCCTTGCTCACCTCTTTCATCACCCGCATGAATGTCACAAAGAGCCCATCACAGACACAGCCTGTTGTCCCTgctactcctcctcctgcccaaCCCAACAACATCTATTCCAAACCTGTGGTG GATCCTACCATTGTGTCTGCTGTAGTAGATGAAAAGATGCAACGTCTTCTG GTGGAGCTGCAGATGAAGCAGGAGCTGCTTCTCTCCCAG ATGAAGGAGAGACTCCAGCTGGAAATGCGCGATATGAAGGCCAAGCTTGAGGCCACAGACTCCGACAGTCGGCAGCATCTGGAGCAGCAGGTCACAAGGTTGAGCAGCCGGATGGCAGATTATCAGTCAGACAGCAGCACTGCTGCTGCCAGCCTCACCCTCAGAATCCAAGCTTTAGAGGATCAGAATAATAAG TTGGCCCAGGAGTTGTCATCCATCCAGGTGATGCCTCCTCCAGCCCCCTGCCCTGATCCTACCAACACACCTATACACAATCACCTCACACCTGAGCTCCAACATGCCATGGAGAAGTGGCTCACTGACCGCATCAAG GAGCAGGATGCAATCAGGCTCAGCAGCAGTGGAAGCTGCGCAGACTGTGGACGTCCCATGGCTGATAAAGTGGCTGACTTTGCCCTGGAGACTCAAG gtgCCAGTGTGATCAGTACCAGGTGTTCAGAGACATACCGTATTCGTTCAGCATGTGTGACCCTGTTTGGTTTCCCTCTTTGGTATCCATCTGAAAGCCCGCGCACTGTCATTCAG GGTTACCCAGTGCTGCTTCCAGGGAAATGCTGGGCGTTTCATGGTGTCCAGGGAACACTTGTGATCTCTTTGTCCCACCCCATACGGATAACTCATGTGACACTGGACCACCTACCACGCTACAACTCTCCCACTGGCCGAATTGACTCAGCACCCAAAGACTTTGAAGTCTAT gGGATGGAAAACGACACAGAAGAAGGAACACTGCTGGGGACGTTCACTTACGATGAGTATGGAGAGCCAACGCAGACGTTTAAGATTCCT AATCCGAGCGACATGGTTTACAGAGTCGTGGAGCTGAGAGTTCTCAGTAACTGGGGTCACGTCGAGTATACGTGTCTTTACCGTTTCCGTGTGCACGGAAAGATCGCCACCACGTGA